A window of Microbacterium sp. BK668 genomic DNA:
GGGCGCGAGCTCGCGACGGCGCTGCGGCTCGCGCCCGACGTCGTCGATGCGGCGTGCCTGAGCCACGACCTCGGTCACCCGCCCTTCGGGCACAACGGCGAGCGTGCGCTCAACGACTGGGCGGAGGACGTGGGCGGGTTCGAGGGGAACGCGCAGACCCTTCGCATCCTGACGCGCCTGGAGCCCAAGGTCGTCGACGACGACGGCGTGAGCTTCGGGCTGAACCTCACCCGCGCGAGTCTCGACGCGACCTGCAAGTACCCGTGGACGGCGGATCATCCGCTTCCCGACCCGGGCGGTCGCCTGAAGTTCGGGGTGTACCCCGACGACGAGCACGTCTTCCGGTGGATGCGCGCGGATGCGCCGGGGCGCGTCCGGTGCATCGAGGCGGAGGTGATGGATCTCTCCGACGACATCGCCTACTCCGTGCACGACTTCGAGGACGCGATCGTCAACGGCTACCTCGACCCGGCGCTGCTTGCCGACCGGCGCCAGCACGAGTCACTGCTGACCGGCATCCAGGCGTGGGTCGGTTTCGACTTCGCGCGCGACGAACTCGCCGACGCCCTCTTCCGTCTCATGCGGATGCCGGAATGGATCCGCTCGTTCGACGGGACCCGGGCGGACCACGCCCGCCTCAAGAACCTCACGTCCGACCTGATCGGCCGATTCGCGCGCGCGGCGACGACCGCGACCCGCGAGTCGTATGCGCTGCCGGTGCTCACGCGCTACCGCGCCCACGTGGTCGTGCCGCGCGTCGTCGAGGCCGAGATGGCGGTGCTCAAGGGGATCGTCGGCACCGTTGTCGTGTCGATGGAGGGGCGCAAAGAGCTCTACAAAGAGCAGCGGCGCGTGCTCAAGCGGCTCGCGACGGCGCTGTGGGAGCACCCTGACGCGCTCGATCCGCTGTACGCGGCGGACTTCGAGGCGGCGGAGACGGATGCCGCGCGACGGCGCGTCATCGTCGATCAGGTCGCGAGCCTCACCGACCAGCTCGCCATCGCGTGGCACGGCCGGCTCGTCGGCGAGGTCGACGCCGCGTCGATCGGCGTGTGGGCGCCGGGCTCCCCGAAGCCTCCTCGCCCCGCCGCCCGCGAGGGCGCCTGATGCCCGGGCGGATCCGCCAGGCCGATGTCGACGAGGTGAAGGCGCGGACGAACATCGCCGACATCATCGGGGAGCGCGTGGCGCTGAAGCCCGCCGGTGTCGGTGCTCTCAAAGGGCTCTGCCCGTTCCACGACGAGCGCAGCCCGAGCTTCAACGTCCGCCCGCAAGCGGGGTTCTACCACTGCTTCGGGTGCGGCGAGTCGGGCGACGTCTACTCGTTCCTGCGCAACCTCGACCACCTGTCGTTCACCGAGGCCGTGGAGCGCCTGGCGGGCCGGATCGGCTACACGCTGCACTACGAAGACGGCGGAGCGGCTCCCGAGAGCACCGGACGCACGCGCCTGTACGCCGCGAAC
This region includes:
- a CDS encoding deoxyguanosinetriphosphate triphosphohydrolase, giving the protein MAADRSPSPAVTGAVGVASERPEGYDDASAARFHVERHRSQRDDFARDRARVLHSAALRRLAAKTQVLSPASPADFARNRLTHSLEVAQVGRELATALRLAPDVVDAACLSHDLGHPPFGHNGERALNDWAEDVGGFEGNAQTLRILTRLEPKVVDDDGVSFGLNLTRASLDATCKYPWTADHPLPDPGGRLKFGVYPDDEHVFRWMRADAPGRVRCIEAEVMDLSDDIAYSVHDFEDAIVNGYLDPALLADRRQHESLLTGIQAWVGFDFARDELADALFRLMRMPEWIRSFDGTRADHARLKNLTSDLIGRFARAATTATRESYALPVLTRYRAHVVVPRVVEAEMAVLKGIVGTVVVSMEGRKELYKEQRRVLKRLATALWEHPDALDPLYAADFEAAETDAARRRVIVDQVASLTDQLAIAWHGRLVGEVDAASIGVWAPGSPKPPRPAAREGA